One window of Nicotiana tomentosiformis chromosome 11, ASM39032v3, whole genome shotgun sequence genomic DNA carries:
- the LOC138901391 gene encoding uncharacterized protein, whose translation MMKKHLIDNQKVMSENQQVRVENEQLCTEFRNLQRQLGKMDNNQNTRPAGALPSETEKNSQVNAVTLRNGRELVEVPKKKMEPSGLEKERVPKPVEVDEKNKIESEHISERVPTPFPQILRKKNDDHMFHKFLDMLKQIHLNIPLMDMLCDVPKYAKYIKDIVANKRRLTEFETIALTEECTSRNHYKLSQKLKDPGSFTIPVRIGVIDVGRALCDLGASINLMTLSVFKQLGLGALRPTTMILQLADRSYVYL comes from the coding sequence ATGATGAAAAAGCACTTGATAGACAATCAGAAAGTTATGTCAGAGAACCAACAAGTTAGGGTTGAGAATGAACAATTATGCACAGAGTTCAGAAATCTACAGAGACAACTTGGGAAAATGGATAACAATCAGAACACTAGACCTGCTGGAGCTCTCCCAAGTGAGACAGAGAAAAATTCTCAAGTCAATGCAGTGACGTTGAGAAATGGGAGAGAGTTGGTAGAAGTGCCTAAGAAGAAAATGGAGCCGTCTGGGCTCGAAAAAGAAAGAGTGCCAAAACCTGTAGAGGTAGATGAGAAAAACAAAATAGAGTCTGAGCATATATCAGAGCGGGTGCCTACCCCTTTTCCTCAAATATTGAGAAAGAAGAATGATGACCACATGTTTCACAAATTTTTAGATATGCTAAAGCAGATACACTTGAACATCCCTTTGATGGACATGCTCTGTGATGTcccaaaatatgcaaaatatattAAGGATATAGTGGCAAATAAAAGGAGGTTAACTGAGTTTGAAACCatcgcacttactgaggagtgcacttccagGAATCATTACAAGCTTtcacaaaagcttaaggatccgggTAGTTTTACCATCCCCGTGAGGATTGGTGTGATCGACGTGGGTAGAGCCTTGTGTGATTTAGGTGCAAGTATCAATCTGATGACATTGTCAGTGTTCAAACAATTGGGCTTAGGAGCTCTGAGACCCACCACGATGATTCTACAGTTAGCTGATAGATCTTATGTTTATCTTTGA
- the LOC138901390 gene encoding uncharacterized protein, whose product MAPYEALYERRCRSPVGWFEQDEARLLGTNLVQDALDKVKLIQERLRTVQSRQKSYADRKVCDLSFTVGEKALLKVSPMKGVMSTVQLEGDTTYDAEPVAILDRQIQKLRSKDIASVKV is encoded by the exons atggctccgtacgaggctttatatgagaggaggtgtagatctccagtaggatggtttgagcagGATGaagctaggctcttgggtacaaacttggtccaggatgcattagataaggtgaaattgattcaggagcgtcttcgcacggtgcagtctaggcagaagagctacgcggacaggaaggtctgtgatcTGTCTTTTACGGTTGGGGAGAAGgctttgctgaaggtatcacccatgaagggtgttatgag cacggttcagttggagggtgatacgACTTATGATgcagagccggtggccattttggatcggcagattcagaagttgagatcaaaggatatagcttcagtgaaagtgtag